One segment of Bradyrhizobium sp. WD16 DNA contains the following:
- a CDS encoding metal/formaldehyde-sensitive transcriptional repressor, which produces MHTIKQKSRLLARVRRIRGQLEAVERGLEAELGCADVLMLVASVRGAVNGLTAELIEDHIRHHVVDPARDSDRARAEGAAELIEVVRTYLK; this is translated from the coding sequence ATGCATACCATCAAGCAGAAGTCGCGCCTGCTGGCGCGGGTGCGCCGGATCCGCGGTCAGCTTGAAGCGGTGGAGCGCGGCCTCGAAGCCGAACTCGGCTGCGCCGATGTCCTGATGCTGGTCGCCTCGGTCCGCGGCGCCGTCAATGGCCTGACCGCCGAGCTCATCGAGGACCATATCCGCCATCATGTGGTCGATCCCGCCCGAGACAGCGATCGCGCCCGCGCCGAGGGCGCCGCCGAGCTGATCGAGGTGGTGCGGACCTATCTGAAATAG
- a CDS encoding GGDEF domain-containing protein yields the protein MNLSVSTIHIVVWANFVSLLVVWSYIAQSYPSFQSARSWQIGTLITAMACSLGMLRGVIPPFFPVVIGNGLMIMGVCFLWAGVRQFYGRPAPVKASIVLTAATASVLALDLFFHDSIPLRLTVFSMAESYVLIEIIRDLRNRPSPQRSPGANLVAITCGIVTAVHVARSVFALLDLGGPIELVQFNALQAVAFLMLVFAGLMANFGLVLMAIDRLRGEVAALALADDLTGIANRRQFLGRLSEACALAARTPVAFSLLVIDIDDFKIINDTYGHAAGDECLRVFTRTIAERLRSTDLLARSGGDEFCVILPATRLTEAALLARNLVKACRKAQVEWKGQRIPITTSIGIAEWCPRIGRDMDRLISEADQALYVAKKQGRDRLAVHEYVVERLRQTA from the coding sequence ATGAATTTGAGCGTTTCCACCATCCACATCGTGGTCTGGGCGAATTTCGTTTCGTTGCTGGTGGTGTGGAGCTATATCGCGCAGAGCTATCCCTCGTTCCAATCGGCCCGCTCCTGGCAGATTGGCACGCTGATCACCGCCATGGCCTGCAGCCTCGGCATGCTCCGCGGAGTCATACCTCCGTTCTTTCCTGTCGTCATCGGCAACGGCCTGATGATCATGGGCGTCTGCTTTCTTTGGGCCGGCGTACGTCAGTTCTACGGACGGCCGGCGCCGGTCAAGGCCAGCATCGTCCTTACCGCGGCAACGGCCAGCGTCCTCGCTCTCGATCTTTTCTTCCATGACAGCATCCCGCTGCGTCTGACCGTGTTCTCGATGGCCGAATCCTATGTGCTGATCGAGATCATCCGTGACCTGCGCAACCGCCCATCGCCACAGCGCAGCCCGGGCGCCAATCTCGTCGCGATCACGTGCGGCATTGTCACCGCGGTGCACGTGGCGCGTTCGGTGTTTGCCCTTCTGGATTTGGGCGGCCCGATCGAGCTCGTCCAATTCAATGCGCTGCAGGCGGTCGCCTTCCTGATGCTGGTGTTCGCCGGTTTGATGGCCAATTTCGGCCTCGTGCTGATGGCGATCGATCGCCTTCGCGGCGAAGTCGCGGCGCTGGCCCTGGCCGACGACCTCACCGGTATCGCCAACCGCCGCCAGTTCCTGGGCCGGCTCTCCGAAGCCTGCGCCCTTGCCGCGCGCACACCGGTGGCCTTCTCGCTGCTGGTGATCGACATCGACGATTTCAAGATCATCAACGACACCTACGGCCACGCTGCCGGCGACGAATGCCTGCGCGTCTTCACGCGCACGATCGCCGAACGGCTGCGTTCAACGGATCTCCTCGCCCGCTCCGGCGGCGACGAGTTCTGCGTGATCCTGCCGGCGACCCGCCTGACCGAGGCGGCGCTGCTGGCGCGCAATCTGGTCAAGGCTTGCCGCAAGGCGCAGGTCGAGTGGAAGGGGCAGCGAATTCCGATCACCACCAGCATCGGCATCGCCGAATGGTGTCCACGGATCGGCCGGGACATGGACCGGCTGATCAGCGAAGCCGACCAGGCGCTCTACGTCGCCAAGAAGCAGGGCCGCGACCGCCTCGCCGTGCACGAGTACGTCGTCGAGCGGCTACGCCAAACGGCGTAG
- a CDS encoding nickel/cobalt efflux transporter, whose product MTELTALLQQGAAHAWLFAPTAVLLGALHGLEPGHSKTMMAAFIIAIRGTIAQAVLLGLSAALSHTAVVWTMALGGLAFGQHWGGEAAEPYFQLGSAVVILGIAGWMTWRTWREQHEAHHHHHDDVRPISATAGLLTLAIIEDGVPPRWRLCGETGVLPAASSVTIETRRADGARQTFAMAARGDHLESLDIIPEPHAFTARLRIDRGSTTAESHDLDFAEHDPSALDLGEEDDAHARAHAAEIRRRFAGGSITTAQIMLFGLTGGLIPCPAAITVLLLCIQLRQLSLGFALVICFGLGLALTMVSAGVLAALSLKHIAGRWSGFTTFARRAPYVSAAVIVLVGLYTGWLGWQGLSRAEAQTLAAPPIMTR is encoded by the coding sequence ATGACCGAATTGACCGCACTGCTGCAGCAGGGAGCAGCCCATGCCTGGTTGTTCGCGCCGACTGCGGTGCTGCTCGGCGCATTGCATGGGCTCGAGCCCGGCCATTCCAAGACCATGATGGCGGCCTTCATCATCGCCATCCGCGGCACCATCGCCCAGGCCGTGCTGCTCGGCCTCTCGGCTGCGCTCTCCCATACCGCGGTGGTGTGGACGATGGCGCTGGGCGGGCTCGCTTTCGGCCAGCATTGGGGCGGCGAGGCCGCCGAGCCGTATTTCCAGCTCGGCTCTGCGGTCGTCATTCTGGGCATCGCCGGCTGGATGACGTGGCGGACCTGGCGCGAACAGCACGAGGCGCACCACCATCACCATGACGACGTGAGGCCAATCTCCGCCACGGCGGGCCTGCTGACCCTGGCGATCATCGAGGACGGCGTGCCGCCGCGCTGGCGCCTGTGCGGCGAGACAGGCGTGCTACCGGCGGCCTCATCCGTGACTATCGAAACCCGGCGCGCCGACGGGGCGCGACAGACCTTCGCCATGGCCGCGCGCGGCGATCATCTGGAGAGCCTCGACATCATTCCCGAGCCGCACGCCTTCACCGCCCGGCTGCGCATCGACCGCGGCAGCACCACCGCCGAGAGCCACGACCTCGATTTCGCCGAGCACGATCCTTCAGCCCTCGATCTCGGCGAGGAGGACGACGCGCATGCCCGCGCCCATGCCGCCGAAATCCGCCGCCGCTTCGCCGGAGGGTCGATCACCACCGCGCAAATCATGCTGTTCGGCCTCACCGGTGGCCTCATCCCCTGCCCGGCCGCCATCACCGTACTGCTGCTCTGCATTCAGCTTCGCCAGCTCAGCCTCGGCTTCGCCCTGGTCATCTGCTTCGGTCTCGGCCTTGCCTTGACCATGGTCTCGGCCGGCGTGCTGGCGGCGCTCAGCCTCAAACATATCGCGGGCCGCTGGTCGGGATTTACGACTTTTGCCCGCCGGGCGCCCTACGTTTCGGCCGCGGTGATCGTGCTGGTCGGGCTCTATACCGGCTGGCTCGGCTGGCAGGGCCTCTCCCGCGCCGAAGCCCAGACCCTCGCCGCACCGCCGATCATGACCCGCTGA
- a CDS encoding organic hydroperoxide resistance protein has protein sequence MSLQKVVYRAHATVTGGRDGRAVSSDNVLDLKLTTPKEMGGAGGVGTNPEQLFAAGYSACFLGALKFVAGRAKVAIPDTTTVEGTVGFGPTTSGFGIEAELKVTIPGLPREQAEALVSKAHEVCPYSNATRNNIDVRLVIA, from the coding sequence TACCGGCGGCCGCGACGGACGCGCCGTATCGTCCGACAACGTGCTGGATCTCAAGCTCACGACGCCGAAGGAAATGGGCGGCGCCGGCGGCGTCGGCACCAACCCGGAGCAGCTGTTCGCGGCCGGCTATTCGGCCTGTTTTCTCGGCGCGCTGAAGTTCGTCGCCGGCCGCGCCAAGGTGGCGATCCCCGATACCACCACGGTCGAGGGCACCGTCGGCTTCGGACCGACGACAAGCGGTTTCGGCATCGAAGCCGAGTTGAAAGTCACCATCCCCGGGCTACCGCGCGAGCAGGCCGAAGCCCTGGTGAGCAAGGCCCACGAAGTCTGCCCCTATTCCAACGCGACCCGCAACAACATCGACGTCAGGCTTGTGATCGCCTGA
- a CDS encoding NADP-dependent oxidoreductase, which produces MTETLNRQILLVEKPAGKLGPEHFRLTQTAIPQPADGEVLLRVRCISLDAANRAWMHGATYRSAIETNSVMAGGALAEVVESRAPGLEPGDLVFGDTGWQDYAAVPAKHLVKLPRIEPLTYLLSVYGIAGLTAYFGLLKIGRPKAGETVVVSAAAGSVGSIVGQIAKIKDCRVVGIAGGTDKCHWLTSELGFDAAVDYKAGPVFKPLKAAAPNGIDVYFDNVGGDILEACLAQMNLFGRIACCGAISQYDGAPAAHGPRGVPGLIVVKRLTMQGFIVMDFDDQRAEALADLQTWVASGRLKVQEDIVNGLENTPQALVGLLAGENRGKRMVQL; this is translated from the coding sequence ATGACCGAGACATTGAACCGACAGATCCTGCTCGTCGAAAAGCCGGCCGGCAAGCTCGGGCCGGAGCATTTCCGCCTGACGCAGACGGCGATCCCGCAACCAGCGGACGGCGAGGTTCTGCTGCGGGTGCGCTGCATCTCTTTGGACGCCGCCAATCGCGCCTGGATGCACGGCGCCACCTACCGCTCCGCGATCGAAACCAACAGTGTGATGGCCGGCGGCGCCCTCGCCGAGGTTGTCGAATCGAGAGCACCCGGCCTCGAGCCGGGAGACCTCGTGTTCGGCGACACCGGCTGGCAGGACTACGCCGCCGTGCCGGCAAAGCACCTCGTCAAGCTGCCACGGATCGAGCCGCTGACCTATCTGCTGAGCGTCTATGGGATCGCCGGACTGACCGCCTATTTCGGCCTGCTCAAGATCGGACGCCCCAAGGCGGGCGAGACCGTGGTGGTTTCCGCCGCGGCGGGTTCGGTCGGCTCGATCGTCGGCCAGATCGCCAAGATCAAGGATTGCCGCGTCGTCGGCATCGCCGGCGGCACGGACAAATGCCATTGGCTGACCAGCGAACTCGGCTTCGACGCAGCCGTCGATTACAAGGCCGGCCCGGTGTTCAAGCCGCTCAAGGCCGCGGCGCCGAACGGCATCGACGTCTATTTTGACAATGTCGGCGGCGACATTCTCGAAGCCTGCCTCGCCCAGATGAACCTGTTCGGGCGCATCGCCTGCTGCGGCGCGATTTCCCAGTATGACGGCGCGCCCGCCGCCCACGGTCCGCGCGGCGTGCCGGGGCTGATCGTGGTCAAGCGCCTCACCATGCAGGGCTTCATCGTCATGGATTTCGACGACCAGCGCGCCGAGGCACTTGCCGATCTGCAGACCTGGGTGGCCTCCGGCCGCCTCAAGGTGCAGGAGGATATCGTGAACGGACTGGAAAACACCCCGCAGGCCCTGGTCGGCCTGCTCGCCGGCGAAAATCGCGGCAAGCGCATGGTGCAGCTCTGA
- a CDS encoding pyridoxamine 5'-phosphate oxidase family protein: MSVISSIEQLEAIYGETGETSTAKVAGRVTPSYRRLIEASPFVALATAGPDGLDCSPRGDRGGVVHIHDDRTLMLPDRRGNNRIDSLRNIVRDPRCALLFLIPGSGTTLRANGHAHLSIDQELLARFAVEGKSPRSVLVFTIAELYFQCARAIVRSELWSKARHVDPSGLPTPGQILAEMSGSRVGGDDYDRAWPERARQTLW, translated from the coding sequence TTGTCCGTCATCAGTTCGATCGAGCAGCTCGAAGCCATCTATGGCGAAACCGGCGAGACCTCGACCGCCAAGGTCGCCGGCCGCGTCACTCCGTCCTATCGCCGCCTGATCGAGGCGTCGCCTTTCGTTGCGCTGGCCACAGCCGGGCCCGACGGCCTCGATTGCTCGCCGCGCGGCGACAGGGGCGGCGTCGTTCATATCCACGACGACAGGACGCTGATGCTGCCGGATCGCCGCGGCAACAACCGGATCGATTCGCTGCGCAACATCGTCCGCGATCCACGTTGCGCGCTGTTGTTCCTGATCCCCGGCTCCGGCACCACCTTGCGCGCCAATGGCCACGCTCATCTCTCGATCGACCAGGAGCTGCTCGCGCGCTTCGCGGTCGAAGGCAAGTCGCCGCGCAGCGTGCTCGTTTTCACCATCGCCGAACTCTATTTCCAGTGCGCACGCGCCATCGTTCGTTCGGAGCTGTGGAGTAAGGCCCGTCATGTCGATCCATCCGGCCTGCCGACGCCGGGTCAGATCCTTGCCGAAATGAGCGGCAGTCGCGTCGGTGGCGACGACTACGACCGCGCCTGGCCGGAGCGGGCGCGCCAGACGCTGTGGTAG